GGCGGACCCACATGCATCAGTTGACACCCTTCGTTGGAAAGTAACGTTGTATAAATACGTAAAGaagatttttttatgtatatatactgtGTGGTGAATCCCTTTATTTCTTCGTATCTTTAGTTTTTTATATTCTGACACCCTTTAATAAAAATCCTAATTCCACGATTGCTTGCATGGAACCCATAACGAGATAAGTTGGTATTCATATGTAGGCATTTAGCATTCTCTAACACTGATAGTGCATTAGTCGATAGACCAGATAGAGGATTTAACTCAGTGAACGATTGGGAAAAAGAGTTACTACTTCCATTGCTATAAAATAAAACCCAACATCCAGCAAGCCTCTCTAAGTATCAACACCCATTTTAGATTTCTGagtgcaaagaaaaaaaaaaaaaacttacacaTACGAAGATTCTACTTGTGTACAAACACATTTCGGATAAATGAGGATAGACTAAAACTAACTCAAACTTCTACTCATGTCTTAGGCATCAACTGTTTGAAGCTTAGGTTCTTCGTTCTCAACTTTAGCTGCACATGTAGTACCATGAGGACACGATGCTACGTGTACTTTTTCTGAGCAAACCATTAAACCGAGCCTCACTATGTCAATAATCTGTTCTTGTGTAAGTTCTGGAAACTTCTTATCATTCGTGTTCTCATCCACTACAACTACTGAAGGCTTTTGTATTTCTGGAAGTTTTTGCTCCTTAAGGATGGCTTTCTCCTTTTTGCTGTATATCACATAGAGCACCATTTGAAGTATACCGAAGATAAATCCCAATACATTTGGAGCCTTTAAAAGATAACAAGGAAAGTACGTTAGAACATTGATAAAATACAAGATATTTTACGAAACATAGAATAAGTTGAATGCTAATAATTAAAGAACTTACGGCAATGTTGATGTCCCTTAGTAGAAGACCATAGAAAAACCACATAACAGCACTTAATGTGAGAAAAACTGATAGGAGTAATGGCATGTACTCGACACTCTTTGTTTTGATGACTTTTCTCTGcatgaaatgagaaaaatgagcACCAACTTCACGCATCGAGTGGAAAATAAATCAAGAAGTAAGAATTTAAGCTTACCACTATGCCTAAGGGTGCCACAAACACACACAGTGCAAATACAAGGCAAATCCATCCAGCCACTTGTCCACGAATGGCCCCCTTGAATAGAAACTGAGTAACGAGGACAATTGCACCAAATCCACCCACTACTGATAATAGGAGCATCTTTATTGTTTGGACCTGAATTAAATTATTCATAAATATCACTTAAAAATGAACTCCTTAAAAAATTGTAGTACTGAATTTCTTGTAAAAACTTACCCTAGATTTTTTTGGTGCATAGAAGAGGTAGAAACTAACGTAGATAGTTTCAATGAAGACACCAAAGGAGTTTATAGTGATGAGAAGGGTAGCATTGGTCTTCAGAAATGCATAGTAAATCCAAAGCATGGAACTAAAGAGCGCAACCACGTATGGAATTGATTGATAACCTTCAGCTGTTTTCTTCTTGTAAATAGTGTAAAACGTGGGCCTGGCACAATTGTGAAAATTTAGTGTTAAATTATAAGCCAAAAGGAAAGTAAAcataataaaaaagaagaagcaaataGACTTACAGTGGAGAAAGGAATACTATGAAAGAAACAATGTTACCTGCAAGtttcaaaaggaaaaagaaatgaTTTAGGAGAAAGATGTATGTAAATTACTATACTTAGTAAGTCGCACGGAGTAGTGACTATCACATTCACTACTTGTTGATGTTCTCATATTTACGAAAGGACTAAtattatcattaattattatattaGTATATTACATGCACAGCGGGTTCTCTAATATTCTTCTCTTGATGATTCACTGACACCTTTTTTTTAATCAGCAGAAAGAAAAACTATATGTTCGCCATCATTTTGTTCATaacccaaaaaaagaaaaaaaaaaaagaaaaaaaaggaaggaataaGAGGTTTATTTACCAAGGACACCAAAAGCAAAAGCCCAATGATCTGCAGAAAAAGCCATCTCTTTTTCTGTTttctaaccaaaaaaaaaaaaagtttcaaatCTCTAGCACTCTCTCTATTGCTCGACACAAAGAAGTGCTAAGTGTTTGCAAAGACTAGCAAGTTCTACTTGACAGTGAAATGAGGAGAGCTTGGTTGAAGTATTTATATAGGGCAACGGGTGGATGGGACTCCTCTCCATTTTCCTTTTCTCCATGTTCCCTCAGTTTTTACTTGGATGGGAGACATgtgcagaggcggagccaggattagAAACTTGTGGGTTCagggttctaattctttaaagttactgggttcttcattaataatttgtacatatttgataaaaatgttaatacaaatatatggttcggacaaaagctactgggttcggccgaacccacaccCGAAAAGCTGGCTCCGCCCATGGACATGTGTCATGGTTAAAAAGTAATGGTTGAGATTTAATTAACCAAACAAAAGTCTTAATCATGGTTAGGATATAATAAATATAACATATATTTGCTTTAGATATTTTTGGAAATCCCATAACTCTAGCTACATATTTtttaatccatatatatatatatatatatatatatatatatatatatatatatatatatattacatactTTTCTGTGTTTTTCAAGTTTGTTAccgagtttcatttttttttttttttttgaatagttTTTCTCTTTCTTTGAACAGATGGGAATATAATTGAGAAAATAATGAACATGAAATGCTTAGTGGGGGTAAATTCAGTAAGATGGCCAATTAAatcaatttatatatcaaaagtttaagaagaataatgaataatgaataacatTTGTAAAACAAAAGCATTTTGTGCAATTTTAGAATTTCAGTGGCCATTTATTGACATATATTGACTCATCAATtgttaaaaacaaaaaagaaaaaaaataccgaacaaattaaaagaaaaaggaaacacaACAAATAACTGAGTAAAGGTTAACTTAACATATAAAGTTTAATTATTGGAAGttcttatatataaaaaaaaggaactatcgaaaattataaaaattggtaAGGAAATATTTGTTAACTTAATTATGGTTAAAATGTTCTTTTGGTTAATTAAATCTCAACTATTACTTTTTAACCATGACATATGTCTCCCATCCAAATAAGAATTTGCGGAAAATGGAGAGGAGCTCCATCCGCGAGTGTGGGAAAGTAGGTGAAACAGTGAAATTATATTTGTAATAATTATATTCTATTAAAAAATGCAAAAAGAGCACTCTGAGTTCAAGGGTCCCAAGATTCTCTTTTATTATGTCATTCCCCAATCCTAAGGGGCACTAAGGCTTATAACTATCatgctttaattttttttaatttttttttggagagTTTGATTTTAATGTGTTTCCATACAAAATGAAACTCCTAATCAGCTAAAAAACAATCAAGAATTAATGGAGGGGCCAATGATTGCCTGCCATTTGGCATCAATAATAGAGTTGTATGCAGTTGTGGCTATTGAGGAGATCAATTTGGCTACAATGGCTGACGAAAAGCAGGATATGCTTCGCTTAGCAGTTGCTTTATATTACTCTTATCGTGTCCTTGGTGGGTTGTCATTTATCTCTATAGTGTTATTATGAAATgaaattaagaagaaaaaaactaaataaatccattttttttgttttttaattttgtAAATTACATACTGgtgacatgcttatcataatatatgaTTTTCTAATTTCTATACGTGAATTAGGCTTCAATTGATGCCAGGACCACCCACAACCACCAAAAAaatcgtaaaaaaaaaaattcaaaaaatttcTTTTTAGTTTCTCTTACTTTATCAAAGTATTAGGcattcttttgttttgtttgacTTGATAATTTGTTTGCTCTTCTGTGCTCTATGTTGTTAAACAGATTTTTTCCTCATATTTCCTCATTTTCCTCccccttttttcttctttttgagatACATTTTCTTTAGCATAAAAAATACTGTAATAATCATTGTGGAAAACGACGGATTAAACTTTAAGGTTTCGTGGGTACTGTTCACCAAAATTCAGCCGCCACAACATTTTTCACGTATTAATTAAGCTTTTTTCTCAATGATTGAACTCAAAATGTAATTTCATATACCATCTTCTTTTTCTCGTGCTTTATAATTTCTGTTTGAGTTTAAGTTCTATGCATTGGTACAACTGTTTTCACACCGTCAGGTAAATTAATAAAATTGACCTGCAATTGCAGGTTACCTACTCtttccaaatttattttcttccagATTTCAAGATTACATTTTCCTTTTTCtaaaactaaataaaatttgcCTGGGCTCGTCTTTCTCCATGTGACTCTCGTCTCTGCTCCAAAACCCTCCCTTCATGCATGTTATCTTCCTTTGGCTGTCTTCGTACCCCCATGTGCCCTTTTCCTTAATGTGATTGAAGCACATAATGTCTTTTATGATTTTGTTGAAATTGTTTATCTCATATCTGCAACTTTGGATGATTTTAACAAGAAGGCGAAGGTAAAATTGAAATTCGTTTGCAGAGCAATCGCAGTGAAAATAAATCATTTGTTAATTGCAGCATTGGTGGAAACATCGATTTTACTGTGAAGAAAACATGGAAAAATTTAAAATCTGATTTTCCTAGAAAAAGGGAAATAAACTAATGTGGTTAGAGTACAATAAGGACTCTATTTGTCTTTACTATTATCTTTCTATATTTTAGTTAAGTAAGTCACGGTGATGACCTATTAATTTACCTGATATGATAAAAAATGTAGCATTGACGGTGCACAAAACTTAAACTCTTTTTCTTTTGGGAGGCAACGTGCTGAATGTAATATCTCGTAATAGAGCACTTTGCTTTGATGATCTAATTCAAAGGTTGATTTTTATTAACATAAAGGTTGTGTTGCCACTTTGAACGTTCTTGCTTTAATCTTAGTACTATAATAATACCATCTGTACGCATTGTTTGCCTTACGATTTTGATTTCAAGTAAAAAAGTATGATTAAacaattgagagattgagattaaAAGATGCATTTCAAGTAGTCAAAATTGCGTGGAAAACTCAAACTTTTATTCTTAGGTAATACATGGTCCTTCTCCCCTTCCCTCATACACACATTTAAAAGGATGCATACTTTTAATTTCACTACTTAAAGCATATTTAACTTTTACTAACATGCATTGCATTTCAAAATCGTGATGAATATCTAGTCCCTGATTGCTAATATTGTACATGGCTGCATGGCGGAGTGCTCCATctgaatttttttattaaaagatCTTAAATGCAGGTGCCAAACGTGGTTCAGTTTTGTAAATTACCTTAATACTTCCAGTAATAAATTAACAATATGTTTCGTGCTCTTCAATTTTTGATGAATTATATACAGCTAAGAAATACATATTGCATGTAGTACGAATTATTGCCGAGGTTAAAAGATAGTTACGGGTGAGTAATGTAAATTAAGTCGAATAATTCTATATAACGCTTAAACGTTATTTTGTTAGAAACAAGTCAGGTAAGGATGAATAATAATATACAGAACAGGGCTTAGTAATCAAAGCATTGTGATACATGGTTTATCTCTTATTGAATGTTAATTGATATGTGTTAGTACAATTTTACACTTTTTAAACCAAATAAATTTTTGCCGACTAATATGAGAGTTAATTAGTCATTTTAATGTTTTCAATCCATATATCACACTAGAATTCGCATTGTTATTCCGCATTCTATTCCGCATATATATGAAATATTACATAGATTCCTGCATAACTTGCTTATGTAAAAACAATCAAACATTGTACTATTATAAATTAATACTCGGATTTTATGTGGACATTAGATCTATTCAAGCCCCAACCAGACAATCTCTAAAAGTTAAAGTCTCCATTTGTGCACCACACTGTTTTCGGCAAATGAAAGCACGTTTTGCAGGTGGAATTTAGTCAGAGGCATAAAGAATCTAGTCTTAGTATCCCTAGCCAACATGATGTTAAAAAATGTATATTGGGCAGGAATCAAGAATCCAATATTAGTTATTCCCTCGCCTAACTTTATGTGATACAGTCAAATCTTTCTGTAATAGCAATATTGGTTCCGAAATTTTTGGGCTTAATCACACTTTTTATAAAGAAGAAAATTCTTTTAATgatcaaaatatatatttatataatatttttatcataaatagtgtattaaagtaTCATATTTTGTCAAAATCTCTAGAGCTATTATTGATAGTCTTAGAGATTCTATTTTATAAAAAATGGTTAATTATTGTAGTACCAAAAAAGAAGATAGATGTAATAGGTCATAATTatacaaagagcgtactgttaaAAAAATGGTTGTTACTGTTATAGACTTATAGGTAGAAAGTTTTATAAAGaggtaaaatataatataaaaaatcggttccgaGAAAAATTGATTGTACTCGGTTCCATGAAAAACTGATTGTACTCGCAATTCATGAAGAAATTAACTCAACctaattattttgtttttattgtaGCTTAAGATATCATAACATGTTTGATAATTATGAATGGAGTTGTTAGTTAGATATATATCTCTAAGGCACTGTAGTACATTTAAACAACCATGAAGTTGTAGACtttactaagagcctgtttggatgggcttatgcctttaagttgaaaacagcttataagtcaaaaaaaaataagttggagtagtccaacttattttttttggcttataagttgttttcagcttataagctgctttagataagctaagtcaaatggactcaattatttttttgagcttattttaagtacaaaaatactttaagctggtcagccaaacactcaaaaaagctaaaaacagcttataagccaacttataagccaatccaaacgggctctaaatagtCCTACAGAAAAGATGCCTTAATTAGTTAAACGATGATACAAAATATCTTGTTTTTAGCTTCAGATCTTGCGTAATATGACGTTCTGCTGTTCCTGGATTGCAGTTTTTCTTTTATTCCACTTCTAAAAATCTAAAAGATGTTGAGCGCCAAAAAATTAGAGTTACTTTTCTTTTGGTAAAAGAAAAAGCTTTTCTCTtgatacataaaaaaaaataaaagtgacATCCCTCACATTCATTTTAACTCAACGACTTCGATTTAGCTCAATATAGAATCCGCGACTTTTCtagcaccaaaaaaaaaaaaaaaaagttgaaccaaactagcgcaaaaaaaaaaaaaaaacattactagttttcacgcactaaattagtgcgtgaaaggaccaaactgcaaaaattcAACTtgagcctttcacgcacgaatttcgtgcgtgaaggaggtcttcctttttttttttttttttttttttggtgttacctttcaaatcacgtttttttccatactttggacaaagattagtcatgtttcaaaaccccaaaatatcaatattttatataaaacttaatatctttttttgcgtacaataatgtcggctcattacatcaagtccacctgaacgtttggatcgtcgttttaggggttctaaagtgccctgaagtaagttttgaaacttgtcatatttataggattttgatttaagtgttttattatatttgaatgtacaaatataaatattcgatttaataataattcatccaatacgagaggtttatactaattaaaaaataattcattccatttaattacaatactaattcaaagcaatacaataataaattacaataacaatacaatcttcaagttctagaggctctattacttcgagacgtgcttgtactaccacggccttgttgcccacacgaacgcttgtcatggccatattgtttacatgtagagcacttgcgagagtaagttctttcactaacatccatttgattgggtctacgactccgtgagttaatgccaatttcctgatgtaatccttgttagcaaccatcgaaaatggctcgtttggccaataagcttcattaccaagtgggtggaattggccgaaatatgctctaaggtaactgtggaccttgtattcccccgccacataacttgttaccgtttttgtcattctctcgaagcacttgacagcatgagaacacggcatgtggtacatttgccacttaccacaagtgcatgttcttgttgcctcataaacggtatgcacttttccacccttaccgttgtaataacccgtcctaacttcatacacatgttgaattgggtcatacttggtcatttggtgatgctcacttttttttctataatgctccatatttttgaagggctttggcatctatgtcccgccgtcggctaatattgctctggcctgccttgtcctaacaacaaatcgctccacaacctgcttgaaagtcattcttaccattgcggtgacaggtagtcctcgagcagatttcagcaagccattgaaagactctgagctgtttgttgtgagcatgcctcatcttttgcctccatcagcatgaagcgtccatttttcaatttcgagcttcatcaaccaaacgtatgcgggttcactcactgcccggatcagatccatttttgaaGCCCATTTTcattgttgatgctccatcgca
The nucleotide sequence above comes from Lycium barbarum isolate Lr01 chromosome 3, ASM1917538v2, whole genome shotgun sequence. Encoded proteins:
- the LOC132632301 gene encoding bidirectional sugar transporter SWEET10-like, producing MAFSADHWAFAFGVLGNIVSFIVFLSPLPTFYTIYKKKTAEGYQSIPYVVALFSSMLWIYYAFLKTNATLLITINSFGVFIETIYVSFYLFYAPKKSRVQTIKMLLLSVVGGFGAIVLVTQFLFKGAIRGQVAGWICLVFALCVFVAPLGIVRKVIKTKSVEYMPLLLSVFLTLSAVMWFFYGLLLRDINIAAPNVLGFIFGILQMVLYVIYSKKEKAILKEQKLPEIQKPSVVVVDENTNDKKFPELTQEQIIDIVRLGLMVCSEKVHVASCPHGTTCAAKVENEEPKLQTVDA